The Desulfobacterales bacterium DNA window AATGAAATCAATGGCCTGATTGCGGATCTTGAAAACGAATTTGGCCGGAATTTCAGCACAGATGCGTTTAAAAAAAGCATCGATCATCTGGAAAAGCGCCGCGGGATTACCCTGGACGCGGAAGATGCGGTGGCGCAGGGAAGACTTGATTTTCAGTTTTTTGCCAAAACCCTGCACCTTGCCTGGGCCGCGCCGGGGATGCATCAGCCTGATAGACTGGCCGGATGGCTGGGCAAACAGGCCCTTAATGAAGCGAATTCGGATAAACCGGGAATTATTGTAAGCGGTATCCTTCCGCCGCCGGATTCGCTGATATCTGCCATCGAGGCGTCCGGTTTGCGGATCGCGGGAAATGACATCGCTTCGCTGCACCGGACATACGCGGCCATGCCGGCCGCTGCCACCGATCCGGCGGCCTATTACCGGGATTTCTACACCAATCATTATCCCTGCCCCACGCTGCTTTATACCGGAGACCGCCGCCTTTCCGCCCTGCTGGAGAGGTGCCGGAAAACCGGGGCAGCGGGCGTGGTGTTTGTGGGCGAAAAATTTTGCGAGTATGAGTATTTTGAGTTTCCCTATCTGGAAAAAAAGTTGCGGGAGCAGGGGATTCAGACGCTCATGATCGAAGCGGCGATCGGCGATGATGCCCAGACCGCCCAGCAGACCGCCCGGATTGAGGCCTTTGCCGAAATGCTGAATAATGACTGATAGCGTCGCAAAAAGCGACGGATGCCGCTGAGAGGGCATTTATGCAGTAACTCAATCAAAAAGTTACCCAAAATCTTTACATACTGTCATTTCGAGCGGCAGCGAGAAATCTTTAAAATAAGATTCCTCGTCACTATCGTTCCTCGGAATGACAGTAGCGGAATGCATTGGAATAACTTTAAATTGTTGATATTCGTAGGTTGGGTTGAGGAACGAAACCCAACAAATGACTAAAATCCAATAGCCAATACCTAACACCCAACACCCAACACCCAACACCCAACACCTAATACCCATTTCACGGAGCCCCTATGTCAGACGCACGTAAAACCGACGCAGGCACGCATTTGAGCAAAATTATGCGGGACAGCTATATGGATCTTCACACCCGGGCCGCCCAGGGGGCGTTTGTGGTATGGATTGCCATCAATGTGCCGGCGGAACTCTTCTCCGGGTTTGAAAATGTGGTCTGCGCTGTGCCGGAAAGCCATGCGGCCATGAACGCCGGAAAGGGCGTGGGCGCGATTCAATGTGAAAAGGCCGAGCGGATCGGCTATTCCATGGATCTTTGCTCATATGCGCGGATCGATATCGGCTGTGCCGCGGACGGCGGCAAGGACTCCCCCGCGTTTGGCCTGCCAAAGCCGGACCTTTTGGTATCCAACACCAATAACTGCGCGCTTCTTGCCAAGTGGTTTGACGTGCATCACCGGGAGTGGGGCGTGCCCCATTTTATCCTGGATGTGCCCTTCTGCTACACGCCGCAGAAGGAAAAGAACCGGAATTATATCATCCGGCAGTTCAATGATTTGATTCAAACCATTGAAAGGCTTTCCGGCCAGACCTTTGACCGGGAAAAGGTGCACCAGGCCATGGGCCATACCCATCGGGGGATTGCCCATTGGAAGCGGTTTTTAAGCTATGCCCGGCACCGGCCTTCCGGGATCACCGCATTTGATTCCTTCGTGCAGATGGCCCCGTTTCTGATCATGCGGGGCACGCCGGCATTTGAAGCCCACTATGAGCTGCTCGCCGATGAGACCGAGGCGCGGGTCCAGGCCGGGGACTTTCCGGTGCCGAACGAGCGCTACCGCCTGTTCTGGGACAATATCGCGCCATGGCACCAGCTCCGCGACATGTCTGCCAGCCTTGCGGAATTCGGAGCCAATATCATCGGCGCCACCTATACCTTCTGCATCGGCACCGTTGAGGGGAGTTTTGATTTGTATCAATGTGATGACGATGATCCGCTGCACTATCTGGCCCGCACCCAGAACAGCTATGTCTGCCCTCATGGCATGAATCTGCGGAGCCAGGCCATGCGCGAGGCGGTTAAAGAGTTACAGATCGATGGGATCGTTTTTGCCAGCAACCGCTCATGCAAACCCTACTCGGTGACCCAGATGGACCAGCAGCAAATCATGACCGAAGAGTTGGGTATCCCATCGGTTATGATTGACGTGGATCATGCCGATGTCCGGAAATACAGCAAGGAAAGCACCTTTACCCGGCTTGAGGCATTGCTTGAGATGATAGACGCCAAACGGGCGGCGTAAGCCCGGGATTTCCAATTTAACTGCATCTGCCTTAAATCCGGCAGATCTTATGGGATCTAAATCCGGATTTCTTCTCCCGCCTTAAGATCCACGTAGCGCTCGCCGAAGGCCTGCCGGAATTGATCGATGGTCCAGTCTGAACTGTCATGGGGCGAAAGGGAGACCAGCGCCGGGGATACGCGCTGGATCGCGGAGATGGCGCTTCTGACATCCGCCTCGCAAATGCCTTTCCACGGGGGTTTATCTGAGCCCATAATGCGCTGGATGTTTATCGGCCCGAGTTTGATCCGGCCGCCGTGCACGGGGTAATGGAGCCCGCCGATAACGGCATAAATCGGCTCAGTGAACAGGGCCTGGGCCCTGTCAATAATTCGCTCAATGGTTTGATGGCCGCATCCGATGATGAGCACAATCCCCTTGCCGGCCATATTGACGGCAAGCGCATGCTCCGGGGTGTAGCCCATTAAAAACAGAAACCGGGGAATCGGGCCGATACTTGCGATGCCCGGCTTCAATACGGTCGGTTCGCTGACCACATGGGGGATGGGCTTGGGATTTCGTTCCGAGGGGGTTAAGGCCACCGGCGTGTAAGCCGGAATCTCCGGTACATCCACCGCAGATCGGGAAAAACTGAAGGTCTTCTGTTTCTGATCCGCCATGCCGCCCAAATGATCCAGATGGGCATGGCTGATAAAAATCATGTCCAGGTCCTGCGGCGACACCCCGAGTGCTTCCATATTGTGCATAAGCGGCGAGGGGGCCTCTTTTTTGGCGTTAAACCCCACATCCAGAAGAATTTTTGTGTCATCCGCAGAAATCAGATAGGACACGCCGGCCTCTGTTTTAAGATCCGGCCGGGCGGCATAAAAATCGACCAGCGGGAGGATCGAGAGTGTTTCAATACTGCCGAACGGCGTTAGCTCATGGAGCTTTGCCGATGCGATTTCCTGGTCGACGCGTTCTCTGCCGGATTTTAGCTGAAGGGTTTTGGCCGCAATAAAGGCGGCGATTAAAAGGATCAGGCCGATGAGTATATAGAACAGAATAAGCATAGGGATTCCACCGGAGTAAAGAGCGGGCACACCTGAGGTGCGCCCGCTTTGATTTGAAGCTCAAGGGCTAGTGGTCACATACGTTATCCCCGGTTTGCAGGCTGTTTGCCATATACTGGGAGACGAGCTCTTCCGGCGAAAGCGCCGGCGCACCGGTCAGCACCTTAATGCCGTGCTGGGCGAACAGCTGCAGGGCCCGTCCGCCCATCCCGCCGGCAAGCACCACATCGACGTTTTGATCATTCAGCCATTTCGGCAGGACACCGGGTTCATGCGGCGGCGGCTCAAGGATTTGCTTATTTTTGATCTCCGAGTCATTGACCTCGATAATCGCAAACTCTTTGGAATGTCCGAAATGCATGGCCAGTTTGCCCTCGGCAAGGGGTATGGCGATTTTCATTGTTTTTTTCCTCCTTATGATTTTACATCCAATGTCCATTAACATTGGGCGTTTTGGCGTAGCTGCCGAATTCATCGTTTTTAAACTGTTTTACCACTTCTTCCACCGTGCCGCTGACATTGACGACGACTTTGACACCCGCCGCTTCGAGCACTTTGAAAGCCTTGGGCCCGCAGTTGCCGGTCAGTACCACATCTACCTTGTTTTCAACAACGGTTTTGCCGGCCTGAATCCCGGCGCCCTGCGGCAGGCTCATATTCTGGGTGTTCTCCACCGCCTTGTATTCCATCGAATCCGGGTCCACAATAATAAAATTGGCGGCCCGGCCGAATCGGGGGTCCACATCAGCGCTTAAATCTTTACCATTTGATGTCACAGCGATTTTCATCGGGTATGCTTTAACCTCCTTAATATTTTCATGGGATTATTTGGAAAAATCCATGGTCAGCTTGCTAAATTGATCATCTGTCAGGGGTTTGCCGAACGCCGCAAACTGGATTTTGGGGTCATCGTCATTTCTTTGGGAAAACGACATCAGAGACCTCTCCCCATATGGATTTAACCGCCCGGGCCGCGGCGCCGTCCGAATATTCCACCAGGGCCTTCTGCTCGACCATGGCTTTGGTCATATCCTGATCATAGGGGATGGCACCGACAAATACAATATTATGGGTTTTGGCGTAGGCCTGCATTTTTTCACTGATCCCGGGGTTTAAATCGTATTTGTTGATGCAGAGCATGGTCGGCACGTTCAGGAATTCCGACAGCTGGTGGACACGTTCCATATCATGGGTGCCGGAGAGCGTGGGTTCGGTGATGATCAGAACACCGTTGGAGTTGGCTACTGAGGCGATCACCGGGCAGCCGATCCCCGGCGGGCCGTCAACAATAATTTTATCCAGGCCCCGCTCTTTTGCCATTTCCCTGGCCTTCTGGCGCAGAAGGGAGACCAGCAGGCCGGAGTTTTCCTCGGCAATCCCCAGTTTGGCATGGATCATGGGGCCGTGCCGGGTATCTGAGATGTACCATTTGCCGCAGGTCCGCTGCGGAAATTCAATGGCATCCACCGGACAGAAGTGAACGCATACCCTGCAGCCCTCACAGTCGATTTTATCAATGACGTAGTCTTCGCTGATGGCGCCGTACTGGCAGCGTTCCCGGCATTCCCCGCATTCCGTGCACAGATCCTTTCTGATGACGGCATAATGGCCGCCTTTGAAATCCTCTTCATGCTTGACCGAGGGGGTTAGTATGAGATGCATGTCCGCGGCATCCACGTCCGCATCCACCATCACTTTGTTTTCCGCCAGCGCGGCAAATGAGGCCGTCAGGCTCGTCTTGCCGGTTCCGCCTTTTCCGCTGATAATCGTTAACTCTTTCATATCTATCAAAAATCTCTTTTATTTGAAAATTCCAATATCAATTATTCTGCTTCAATGATCCGCTCCCGCACATTTTGATAAAGCGCCTGGAATTTTTCCTTCATCTCCGGCAGGGCCTCAACCATTAAAATGCCGTTTGAGTAAGCCTCAGCGATTTCCCGCTTATCCGGGATTTCCATCAGAATGGGGATGTTTTCCGCTGCCGCATATTCAGCCGTGCGGCCATCGCCCACATCTGAGCGGTTAATGACGATGCCGAAGGGAATTTTCATCAACCGGGCGGTTTCAACAGCCAGCTTCAGATCGTTTAGCCCGAATGGCGTGGGCTCGGTAACCAGAAGCAGATAATCCGCCGCCTTGATGGCCGCAATCACCGGGCAGGAAGTGCCGGGCGGGGCGTCAATGATATTTAACGCCTCAGGGCTGATCTGTTCCTTGACCCGTTCGATCAGCGGCGGAGACATGGCCTCACCCACCCGGAGCGATCCGTGGTAGAAATCAATGTGGCCGGACCGGCCCTTTTCCATGACCCCCAGCTCGCGCTTGGCCTCGCTGATGGCGCCGGTGGGGCAGGCCATCATGCAGCCTTTGCAGCCATGACACATCTCCGGAAAGGTCATGATATAGTCGCCCATCAGCGTGATGGCGGAGAACTGGCAGAGTTCGTCACATATGCCGCAAAGGTCGCATTTGGACTGGTCTACCTCTGGTATGGGCAGGGTTACGGTTTCACTTTCAACATCGGTCGGCTTCAAAAATATATGGGCGTTCGGTTCTTCCACATCGCAGTCGAGGTACCGGACGTTGCCATCTAAAGATGCGGCGAGATTGGTCGCAATCGTGGTTTTCCCGGTTCCGCCTTTGCCGCTGGCAACAGCGATTACCATAGGAACTCTCCTTATTATATGGATCATATAGATCTGTTGAAATTTCTTTGGGTTGAGAAAGAGCTTCTGAGCATATGCTCAATTTTAATGATAAAAATAAGGTTTCGGCAGGGGGATGTCAAGGACTAAAATTAGGGGCGTCGCAAAAAATTAGTCGTCCCACTCCATGGGCAGTTTCATTTTTTTCCGGGTATTGCAGTCCTTGCAGCAGGGCACTACATTGCCCTTGGTGGATTTGCCGCCGCGGGAAAGGGGGACCAGGTGGTCCATGGTCAGCTCTTTGGGCGCAAATTCGTGGCCGCAGTAGTGACAGACGCCTTTGGCGCACTGTCGTTTCCACCACTGGGTATTACGAAGTTCCCGGGCCTTGTTCTTTTCACGCCGGATATGCGCGTCTTCATCTAAGTGGTCGAATTTGCTCATATTAAAAAAAGTCGTTGGGTGGTGGGTATTAGGTATAAGGATGGTACGAAACAATCATCAGTATCCCAGCCGGCGCATGGCCCGTGCATCCCGGCTCCAGTTTTTATCCACCCGGATAAAAAGTTTAAGATAAACCGGCATTCCCATCAGCCTTTTCATCTCCAGCCGGGCGGCCTTGCCGATCTCCCGGATTTTGCTGCCGTGTTTGCCGATGAGGATTTTTTTCTGGGAATCGCGCTCCACATGGATCTTGGCATATACATAGACCAGATCGGTCTCTTCATCTTCTTCAATCATATCAATGGAGACCGCCGTGGAAAAAGGGACTTCCTCTTCGGTCAGCTGAAATGCCTTTTCCCGGATAATCTCGGACAGGATAAATTCCTCCGGCACATCGGTCACCATGTCCGGCGGATAATAGGGCGGCCCCTCGGGGAGCAGCTTTTCCAGGGCGGCCAGCATGTCTTGGACCTGGGTGCCTTCTTTGGCGGAAACCGGGTAAATGGCCTCAAACGGATAGCTCTGCTGCCATTTGTCAATCAGCGGCAAGAGATCCGGCTTTTTCACCCGGTCTATTTTGTTCAGCGCCAGCACTACCGGCCGTTTTCGGCTTTGCTGCAGCCGCTCCAGAATCATGTTTTCCGATTTTTTGTCCGGCTTGGCCGCATCCGCCACCAACAGCAGCAGATCCACATCATTAATGGCGGAAAAGGCCACGTCCACCATTTTCTGGTTGAATGTCTTGTGGGTCAGATGAATGCCGGGCGTGTCGAGAAAAATCAGCTGGGCGCCTTCGCGGTGGGCGATGCCGGCGATGCGGTTTCTCGTGGTCTGGGGCTTTTCCGACGTGATGGAGACTTTTTTGCCGATCATGGTGTTCAAAAGCGTGGATTTGCCCACGTTCGGCGCACCGGTGATGGCGATAAAGCCGGATTTAAAATCCTGATATGTCGATGCTGGGTCTGACATGAACGTTTACTCGGTTAAAAGGTTTCGGGTTTCAGTCTGTAGGTTGGGTTGAGGCCCGAAACCCAACAATAGATGCTACCCGCCGGCATCCGAGGGCAATGATTCCTCCGCCAGCAGATGGTCAATGGCCGCCCATACGTCGCTTAAGCCCATGCGGGTTTTGGCGGAAAAACAGATCAAATCGTCCGGGGTAATGCCCAGCTCCCCGGCGATGGCCTGCATCTGCTTGATGCGCTTGTTTTTAGCCAGCTTATCCGCCTTGGTCAGCACCAGAATGACTGGTATGCGGTTATCCAGCAGCCAGTCGATGAAATCACTTTCCCCGGCCTGCGGGGTGCGCCGGATATCTAAAATCAGCACCACGCCTTTCAGGGTTTTCCGAGTAGCCAGGAATTTTTCCACCATCGGCCCCCAGTTTTTTTTGATTCGCGTCGGTACCTTGGCATAGCCGTATCCGGGCAGATCGACGAACACGGTATTGCCGTTAATATCAAAAAAATTGAGCAGCTGGGTCCGGCCCGGGGTGGAACTGGTTTTGACCAGGTTTTTGCGGTTTAACAGGGTGTTTATCAGCGAGGATTTGCCCACATTGGAGCGGCCCGCGAAAGCGATTTCCGGCGGGCCTTCAGGCGGGTATTGATCCGGTTTGACCGCACTTTTAATAAAATCTGCGGATTTGACCTGCATCAAATCACTTTATTCAACGGATACTCAATAATGCCTTCCGCCCCGTTTTTGAGTAATGCCGGTATCAGATCCCTGACCTTGTCCGAGCTGATCACGGTTTCAACAGAAAACCAGTTGGTATGGTACAGCGAGGCCACGGTGGGCGCATTCAGGCTGGGCAGCAGGGAGACAATCGTTTCAAGCTGGGCTTCGGGCACATTCATTTTGATGCCCACCAGTTTCTCAGCCACCAGCGCGCCTTTTAAAAGCATCACGATCTGCTCGATCTTTTCCCGTTTTTCCGGTTTTTTCCAGGCTTCGTGGTTTGCGATGAACTGGGTGTTGGTCTGCATCATTTCGTGGATTACGCGCAGACCGTGGGCTTTTATGGTGCTCTCGGTCTCAGTGATTTCCACAATCGCGTCCGCCAGGCCGGAGACCACTTTGGCTTCTGTGGCGCCCCAGGAAAATTCCACGTTAACGTCAATGCTCTTTTCCGCAAAATAGCGCTTGGTGTAGTTTAAGAGCTCGGTGGAAATTTTTTTCCCCTTGAGGTCCTCAATCGTCTTAACCGGGGAGTCATAGGCCACGGCCACCACCCAGCGGGCCGGCCGGGCGCTGACTTTGGAATAGACCAGGTCTGCCACCACATGGACATCGGACTCATTCTCCGCAATCCAGTCTTTGCCGGTAAGCCCCGCATCCAGGGTGCCGTTTTCCACGTTAATGGACATTTCCTGGGCGCGGCAGAGCGCACAGTTGATATCCCCGTCGTTTATTTCCGGAAAATAGCTGCGCCCGTTCACGGAAATTTTCCAGCCCGAGCGTTTGAACAGTTCAAGCGTGGCGTTCTGCAGACTGCCTTTGGGGATGCCGAGTTTTAGTTGTTCGCTCATTTTTTATATACCTCGTCGGGGTCGAATACCCGGTTTTCAGTGGTTTCAAGTTCGCCATTGCTGACTTTGCTGAAAAAACAGCTTTTATAGCCCAGATGGCAGGCCGCCCCGCCCAGCTGCTCAACCTTTAAAAGAATCGTGTCGTTATCACAGTCCACCCGGACCTCTTTAACCTGCTGGACATGGCCGGAGCTCTCGCCCTTGACCCACAGTTTATCCCGGGACCGGCTGTAGTAGGTGGCCTTGCCGGTCTCGAGGGTGGCCTCCCAGGCGGCCTGATTCATAAAGGCAAGCATCAGAACCTCGCCGGTGTCGTAATCCTGCACAATGGCCGGTGCCAGCCCGCCCATTTTAGAAAAATCAAGTGATATCATATAAACCCTCTCTAAGAATGGCATCTCAATCTAAAATTAATCAAATAATTTTATCGAATTATGGATATATGTCAAATTTTTTTTTTCAGGTGATTTTTTTCAGGTGATTTTTTTGAAATCGCCTATGGCGTACCCGGGCGGGATGTGGGTGCTCTCCTTTCTTGACAAGCTAACGGTCGCCCCTTATATTACTCAGATTAAGACAGGCCATATTTTAGTCAATGATTAATCAATGCGGCGCATTCCGGCATGTTCTCTACATTGCCTGAATGACGAAAGATTAAATGTAAAAAGGGAGACAACAATGGCGGAAAATATTATTGAAGTCGGCGACAATAATTTTGAAAGTGAAGTCTTGCAGTCCGATAAGCCGGTGCTGGTGGATTTTTGGGCCCCTTGGTGCGGCCCCTGCAAAGCTATCGGGCCGGTGGTCGAGGAACTCAGTAAAGACTACGACGGCAAAGTCAAATTTGCCAAGTGCAATGTGGATGACAACCCGGCCACGCCGAGCAGCTACGGGATCCGGGCCATTCCGACCCTGATCGTGTTCAAGGACGGCAAGCAGGTGGATCAGATCGTGGGCATGGCAGATAAGTCCAAACTGGAAGCAAGCATCAAAAAAGGCTTATAATAATGGCTAAAACCAAATATGACCTGGTAATTATCGGCGCCGGTCCGGCGGGGTTGACCGCCGCGATCTATGCCGCCCGGGCCAAGCTGGATGTGCTGGTGCTTGAAAAGGCCGCGCCCGGGGGGCAGATCCTGGTGGCGGACTGGATCGAGAATTATCCCGGATTTCCCGAAGGCTTGAGCGGGGCCGATTTGATCATGAACATGACCGATCAGGTCAAGCGGTTTGGCGTGGAGATTGAAACCAATGAAGTGGTGTCCCTTGATCTCTCCGAAAATCCCAGGCAGCTTCAGTTAAACGACCGGCAGGTCACAGCCAAAAGTATCATTATTGCCGCCGGGGCCTCGCCCAAAAAGCTCGGGGTGCCGGGTGAAGAAAAATATTTTGGCAGAGGCGTTTCGGTCTGCGCCACCTGTGATGCCCCGTTTTTTAAAAACAGCACGATCGCGGCAGTCGGCGGCGGAAATACCGCGGTTCAGGAAAGCCTTTTTCTCACCCGGTTTGTGGATAAGGTCTATCTCATCCACCGCCGCGATGAGCTGCGGGCGGACAGACTGCTGCAGGAGCGGGCGTTCGAGAATGATAAGATTGAGATGGTGTGGGATTCGGTTTTAAAATCGATTAACGGCTCGCAAGCCGGGGTTTCGGGTATTACCATGGAAAACGTCAAGACCGGGGAAACCAAGGATCTTGCCGTTGACGGCTGCTTTATCTGGGTGGGCACGATCCCCAATACCGGTTTTTTAAAAGATCATCTCAAGCTGGATGACCGCGGGTTTGTGGCGGTAAACAGCCGCATGGAGGCTTCGGTGCCGGGTGTTTTCGCGGCCGGGGACGTACGGGATACCCCGCTTCGCCAGGTATCCACGGCCGTGGGGGACGGCGCCATTGCCGCTTCAGAGGCGGCCGAATATATTCAAAATCATGCTTAACAAAGCCCTTTTCTCAGCGGGGTTGACTTTTACTCAGGGTGTAGAAATTTGTCCATGAAGCGGATTATTGGGTGCTTATTGGTGGCGGCCTTGGTGGTGTGCGGATGCTCCGCGTTTGGGCCGAAAGAGGAGAAAACCGCTGTTCAGCTGGCCGAAGAAGGGCGGCAGGAGTTCTCGGACGGGGACTACAAGAGCGCTATTGAAGCCTATCAGAAATTAAGGGACTGGTATCCGTTCAGCAAATTCGCCAAAGAGGCGGAGCTGAAAGTCGCGGACGCGCATTACCGGCTGGAGGAGTATGAGCAGGCCATTGCCGCCTATGAGCAGTTTGAGCGGCTCCATCCCAATGATGAAAAAATTCCGTATGTGCTCTATCAGATCGGTCGCTGCTACTTTGATCGGATGCGCGGTAGAGACCGGGACCAGACCTCCACGGAAAAAGCCCTTCAGGAATTTCAGCGGCTGCAAAACCGGTTTCCCGAAAGCCAGTATGCGGAAAAGGCAAACAAGCATATCCAGCAGTGCCTGAGAACCCTGGCCGGACATGAATTCTACGTGGGCGAATTTTATTTCAAGCAAAAGAATTACAAGGCGGCCCTGAATCGTTTTTTAAATGTCGTCGACAATTATCCATCCGAGTTTACGCTCCTGCACCATAAGGCGAACAAATACATTGAGCGGTGCCGCAATGAGCTGGAAGATGCCCCGGCAGAGAAATCCGAGGCCACATCCCCCGTTACCGTCCCGCCGAGAAAACACAGGCCCGTCCCGTCTCCGCCGATAAGCCGATAGCCTGCATGGGAGGCAATTCTCCCAATTTTTTAAAAAATTCTTTACAAGCAAAGAATCTTCGTTTATAAAATTTTGGTTTATCGAGGCTGGGTACTTTGGTTTGGTTTTTTGGGCCATCCAGTGTGCGTTTTTGGTATGAGTTTTTGAATCAGAGCTTCTGGAGAATATAAAAATGTCTAAAAAATGTGATATCTGCGGAAAAAAATCTTTGGTCGGCAATAATGTCAGCCATGCCCATAATGTAAATAAGCGGCGATTCAATCCCAACCTCCAGCGGGTCCGGTCGGTCCGAAACGGCCGCGTGGAGAAAATCAATGCCTGCACCCGCTGCATCCGCTCCGGCAAGGTCGAAAAACCCCTCAAATGAGGACTTGTTAAAGTCTTCGAATTTCCTGGATTTTATCCACTTTCCGGAGTTTGGCGAGCACGGTCTCCAGGTGGGCGACATTGGCCACGGTGATGGTGAAGTAGCCGGTTACGGTTTTATCCGGCAGGCTTTCCAGCTGTACATCGATGATATTGGCGTCCGCTTGGCTGATCACAGCGGTGATTTCCGCCAGCAGGCCATGCCGGTCCCTGGCCCGGCATTTGAGCTTGACCGGAAAAGAGCCTTCTGAGTCCTTACGCCATTCCACGTTGATCTCCCGTTCGGGGCTCATCTTCATGGCGTTCACACACCCTTTTCGATGCACGGTCACCCCGGATCCGTGGGTGATATAGCCGATGATCGGATCCCCGGGCACCGGCTGGCAGCACTGCCCGAAGCGGATCAGAATATCATCCATGCCATCCACCACCACGCCCTGTTCATCCCGCTTTTTCCTGTCCCGGCGGCGGGTAATGAACCGATCAAGCAGGGTTTCTTCTTTTTTCGGCTTATCGCCTTCAGTGAGGCGCCGGATGATCTGCAGCGGGGTGATCTTGCCGTAGCCCACGTTGGCGATCAGGTCATCCACAGTCTTAAAATTGAATTCCCTGGCCACGGCCTGCATTTCCCGGGAATTTAATTTCTCATGGAAGTTCAGGCGATGCTTGCGAAACGCTTTTTCACACATTTCCCGGCCCAGGGTGATGCTGCGCTCCTTTTCCTGGCGTTTGATCCACTGACGGATGCGGGAGCGG harbors:
- a CDS encoding ATP-binding protein, producing the protein MVIAVASGKGGTGKTTIATNLAASLDGNVRYLDCDVEEPNAHIFLKPTDVESETVTLPIPEVDQSKCDLCGICDELCQFSAITLMGDYIMTFPEMCHGCKGCMMACPTGAISEAKRELGVMEKGRSGHIDFYHGSLRVGEAMSPPLIERVKEQISPEALNIIDAPPGTSCPVIAAIKAADYLLLVTEPTPFGLNDLKLAVETARLMKIPFGIVINRSDVGDGRTAEYAAAENIPILMEIPDKREIAEAYSNGILMVEALPEMKEKFQALYQNVRERIIEAE
- a CDS encoding 2-hydroxyacyl-CoA dehydratase family protein: MIDHLKELKKAGRPVIGCFPLYPPLALFHSLDLMPAVLWGFRGDFDQTPQSDRHLQNYTCSVARHMTEFLFSEAGGLVDGLFMYNACDTLRNLPEIIQRNLNQAGRRVPFFHIHVPMTPPHQTDAGEYLENEINGLIADLENEFGRNFSTDAFKKSIDHLEKRRGITLDAEDAVAQGRLDFQFFAKTLHLAWAAPGMHQPDRLAGWLGKQALNEANSDKPGIIVSGILPPPDSLISAIEASGLRIAGNDIASLHRTYAAMPAAATDPAAYYRDFYTNHYPCPTLLYTGDRRLSALLERCRKTGAAGVVFVGEKFCEYEYFEFPYLEKKLREQGIQTLMIEAAIGDDAQTAQQTARIEAFAEMLNND
- the era gene encoding GTPase Era yields the protein MSDPASTYQDFKSGFIAITGAPNVGKSTLLNTMIGKKVSITSEKPQTTRNRIAGIAHREGAQLIFLDTPGIHLTHKTFNQKMVDVAFSAINDVDLLLLVADAAKPDKKSENMILERLQQSRKRPVVLALNKIDRVKKPDLLPLIDKWQQSYPFEAIYPVSAKEGTQVQDMLAALEKLLPEGPPYYPPDMVTDVPEEFILSEIIREKAFQLTEEEVPFSTAVSIDMIEEDEETDLVYVYAKIHVERDSQKKILIGKHGSKIREIGKAARLEMKRLMGMPVYLKLFIRVDKNWSRDARAMRRLGY
- a CDS encoding ATP-binding protein, which encodes MKELTIISGKGGTGKTSLTASFAALAENKVMVDADVDAADMHLILTPSVKHEEDFKGGHYAVIRKDLCTECGECRERCQYGAISEDYVIDKIDCEGCRVCVHFCPVDAIEFPQRTCGKWYISDTRHGPMIHAKLGIAEENSGLLVSLLRQKAREMAKERGLDKIIVDGPPGIGCPVIASVANSNGVLIITEPTLSGTHDMERVHQLSEFLNVPTMLCINKYDLNPGISEKMQAYAKTHNIVFVGAIPYDQDMTKAMVEQKALVEYSDGAAARAVKSIWGEVSDVVFPKK
- a CDS encoding 2-hydroxyacyl-CoA dehydratase family protein, with the translated sequence MSDARKTDAGTHLSKIMRDSYMDLHTRAAQGAFVVWIAINVPAELFSGFENVVCAVPESHAAMNAGKGVGAIQCEKAERIGYSMDLCSYARIDIGCAADGGKDSPAFGLPKPDLLVSNTNNCALLAKWFDVHHREWGVPHFILDVPFCYTPQKEKNRNYIIRQFNDLIQTIERLSGQTFDREKVHQAMGHTHRGIAHWKRFLSYARHRPSGITAFDSFVQMAPFLIMRGTPAFEAHYELLADETEARVQAGDFPVPNERYRLFWDNIAPWHQLRDMSASLAEFGANIIGATYTFCIGTVEGSFDLYQCDDDDPLHYLARTQNSYVCPHGMNLRSQAMREAVKELQIDGIVFASNRSCKPYSVTQMDQQQIMTEELGIPSVMIDVDHADVRKYSKESTFTRLEALLEMIDAKRAA
- a CDS encoding NifB/NifX family molybdenum-iron cluster-binding protein gives rise to the protein MKIAVTSNGKDLSADVDPRFGRAANFIIVDPDSMEYKAVENTQNMSLPQGAGIQAGKTVVENKVDVVLTGNCGPKAFKVLEAAGVKVVVNVSGTVEEVVKQFKNDEFGSYAKTPNVNGHWM
- a CDS encoding HNH endonuclease — its product is MSKFDHLDEDAHIRREKNKARELRNTQWWKRQCAKGVCHYCGHEFAPKELTMDHLVPLSRGGKSTKGNVVPCCKDCNTRKKMKLPMEWDD
- the yihA gene encoding ribosome biogenesis GTP-binding protein YihA/YsxC; this translates as MQVKSADFIKSAVKPDQYPPEGPPEIAFAGRSNVGKSSLINTLLNRKNLVKTSSTPGRTQLLNFFDINGNTVFVDLPGYGYAKVPTRIKKNWGPMVEKFLATRKTLKGVVLILDIRRTPQAGESDFIDWLLDNRIPVILVLTKADKLAKNKRIKQMQAIAGELGITPDDLICFSAKTRMGLSDVWAAIDHLLAEESLPSDAGG
- a CDS encoding NifB/NifX family molybdenum-iron cluster-binding protein produces the protein MKIAIPLAEGKLAMHFGHSKEFAIIEVNDSEIKNKQILEPPPHEPGVLPKWLNDQNVDVVLAGGMGGRALQLFAQHGIKVLTGAPALSPEELVSQYMANSLQTGDNVCDH
- a CDS encoding MBL fold metallo-hydrolase — protein: MLILFYILIGLILLIAAFIAAKTLQLKSGRERVDQEIASAKLHELTPFGSIETLSILPLVDFYAARPDLKTEAGVSYLISADDTKILLDVGFNAKKEAPSPLMHNMEALGVSPQDLDMIFISHAHLDHLGGMADQKQKTFSFSRSAVDVPEIPAYTPVALTPSERNPKPIPHVVSEPTVLKPGIASIGPIPRFLFLMGYTPEHALAVNMAGKGIVLIIGCGHQTIERIIDRAQALFTEPIYAVIGGLHYPVHGGRIKLGPINIQRIMGSDKPPWKGICEADVRSAISAIQRVSPALVSLSPHDSSDWTIDQFRQAFGERYVDLKAGEEIRI